One genomic segment of Synechocystis sp. LKSZ1 includes these proteins:
- the trxA gene encoding thioredoxin, which translates to MAVKKQFTSFQDMLQSSPRPVLVDFYATWCGPCQMMATILDQVSGALGERLQVVKIDTDRYPQLASLYQVQGLPTLVLFKQGQPVHRIEGVQPATQLIQQLSGLL; encoded by the coding sequence ATGGCCGTGAAAAAGCAATTTACGAGTTTCCAAGATATGCTCCAGAGTAGCCCTCGTCCGGTGCTGGTGGATTTTTATGCAACTTGGTGTGGCCCTTGTCAGATGATGGCTACGATTCTGGATCAAGTCAGTGGGGCTCTGGGTGAACGCCTCCAGGTGGTTAAGATAGATACGGATCGCTATCCCCAGCTTGCCTCCCTCTACCAAGTCCAAGGCCTGCCTACCCTCGTTCTGTTTAAACAGGGCCAGCCTGTTCATCGCATTGAAGGAGTTCAACCGGCGACCCAACTGATCCAACAATTAAGCGGCCTGCTTTAA
- a CDS encoding M15 family metallopeptidase, producing MLKPYRTVPIQDCGEPLLPIDLSTIALTDPPPYLQLGADYQGQSPYVLRQGVLQALARAQTHLSQQAPGWKLLIFDAYRPLAVQQFMVDYTLAQLQQAKGLGSRALSPQERQQLLQEVYQVWAMPSPDSATPPPHSTGAAIDLTLMDAQGQIVDMGGDIDELSPRSLPDYYANSPDPQALAYQQHRNLLNQAMEAAGFLRHPEEWWHFSLGDQLWAWLYNQRHPQSSVIARYGRVAELL from the coding sequence ATGCTCAAGCCCTATCGAACCGTGCCGATTCAGGATTGTGGTGAACCCCTGCTCCCCATTGACTTATCTACCATTGCTCTAACTGACCCTCCGCCTTACCTCCAACTGGGAGCCGACTATCAGGGCCAATCCCCCTACGTTCTCCGCCAAGGCGTTCTCCAGGCCTTAGCTCGGGCCCAGACCCATTTAAGCCAACAGGCCCCAGGCTGGAAATTACTCATTTTTGATGCCTACCGGCCCTTGGCCGTTCAGCAATTTATGGTGGACTATACTCTGGCTCAACTCCAACAGGCCAAGGGATTAGGGAGTCGGGCCTTGAGTCCCCAGGAACGCCAACAACTTTTGCAAGAGGTCTATCAAGTCTGGGCTATGCCCAGTCCCGATTCAGCAACGCCGCCACCCCACAGTACCGGGGCCGCCATCGACCTGACTCTGATGGATGCCCAGGGCCAGATCGTTGATATGGGCGGGGACATTGATGAACTGTCTCCCCGCTCGCTACCGGACTACTATGCCAACTCTCCTGACCCCCAGGCCCTGGCCTACCAGCAACACCGAAACCTGTTAAATCAGGCCATGGAGGCCGCAGGGTTTTTGCGTCATCCCGAGGAATGGTGGCATTTTTCCTTGGGTGACCAACTCTGGGCCTGGCTCTATAATCAGCGTCATCCCCAAAGCTCCGTTATTGCTCGCTATGGCCGCGTGGCGGAATTGCTATGA
- a CDS encoding ABC transporter ATP-binding protein, giving the protein MTMTSDSTLVTPSQPVAHVVETWNLSKTYRTGFWLNQKVQSLKDFSLTVHQGETFGLLGPNGAGKTTLLKILLGVIRPSTGRAVLLGKPIGDRQTKQRVGYLPENAYFYDFLTAWEFLEFVGGLFQVPRTILQGRIGEMCDLVGLAQKTAKKKQMRQYSKGMLQRVGMAQALINDPEVVFLDEPMSGLDPLGRYQVREIILSLKAQGKTIFFNSHILADVEQICDRIAILARGELLCIGSLEEILGRADIYQVILKGSSQEHLEPWLKELRLEDGLWHGQLHGNPQAFIDALPKLEAQLISMNLARASLEEYFIRQLRERGITFSQ; this is encoded by the coding sequence ATGACGATGACCTCCGACTCTACCCTTGTCACCCCTAGCCAACCCGTCGCCCATGTGGTCGAAACCTGGAATCTCAGCAAGACCTACCGCACCGGGTTCTGGCTTAACCAAAAAGTACAATCCCTCAAGGACTTTTCCCTCACGGTTCACCAGGGAGAAACCTTTGGCCTACTAGGGCCAAACGGGGCCGGGAAAACCACCCTCCTCAAAATCCTGCTGGGGGTGATTCGTCCCAGTACGGGCCGGGCGGTTCTGCTGGGCAAGCCCATCGGAGACCGTCAAACCAAACAACGGGTCGGTTACTTACCAGAAAATGCCTATTTCTACGATTTTTTGACGGCTTGGGAATTTCTAGAGTTTGTTGGCGGCCTATTTCAGGTACCCCGCACGATTCTCCAAGGTCGTATTGGCGAAATGTGTGACCTTGTCGGACTAGCCCAAAAGACAGCCAAGAAAAAACAAATGCGGCAGTACTCTAAGGGGATGTTGCAACGGGTTGGCATGGCCCAGGCCTTGATCAATGACCCGGAAGTGGTTTTTCTGGATGAACCCATGTCGGGCCTAGATCCTCTGGGGCGCTATCAAGTCCGGGAAATTATTCTGTCCCTAAAGGCCCAGGGCAAAACCATCTTTTTTAACTCCCATATTTTGGCAGATGTGGAACAAATCTGCGACCGCATTGCTATCTTGGCCCGAGGGGAACTGCTCTGTATTGGGTCATTGGAGGAAATTTTAGGCCGAGCTGATATTTATCAAGTCATTCTCAAGGGTAGTAGCCAGGAACACCTAGAGCCTTGGCTGAAGGAACTCCGCCTAGAGGACGGTTTATGGCACGGTCAACTCCACGGCAACCCCCAAGCCTTCATCGATGCCCTCCCTAAACTTGAGGCCCAACTGATCAGCATGAATCTGGCCCGGGCCTCTCTGGAGGAGTACTTTATCCGTCAACTACGGGAACGGGGAATTACTTTCAGCCAATGA
- the ispG gene encoding (E)-4-hydroxy-3-methylbut-2-enyl-diphosphate synthase, producing MQTLTQPPTTATPEFDTTIHRRKTRPVPVGAVTIGGGHPVVVQSMINEDTLDIDGSVAGIRRLHEIGCEIVRVTVPSMAHAKALAEIKAKLLSTYQAVPLVADVHHNGMKIALEVAKHVDKVRINPGLYVFEKPNANREAFSAEEFGEIGDKIRETLEPLVVSLRDQGKSMRIGVNHGSLSERMLFTYGDTPEGMVQSALEFIKICESLDFCNLVISMKASRVPVMLAAYRLMVKRMDELGMDYPLHLGVTEAGDGEYGRIKSTAGIATLLADGIGDTIRVSLTEAPEKEIPVCYSILQALGLRKTMVEYVACPSCGRTLFNLEDVLHEVREATKHLTGLDIAVMGCIVNGPGEMADADYGYVGKQAGYIALYRGREEIKRVPEDQGVAELINLIKADGRWVDP from the coding sequence ATGCAAACGCTTACCCAACCCCCGACGACTGCCACCCCAGAATTTGATACCACGATTCATCGCCGCAAAACACGGCCGGTTCCCGTCGGTGCCGTCACCATTGGTGGGGGCCATCCCGTGGTCGTCCAATCCATGATCAATGAGGATACGCTGGACATTGATGGATCCGTGGCCGGTATTCGTCGGCTCCATGAAATTGGCTGTGAAATTGTTCGCGTCACCGTACCGAGTATGGCCCATGCCAAGGCCCTAGCGGAGATCAAGGCCAAGTTGCTGTCCACCTACCAAGCCGTACCCCTGGTGGCGGATGTGCATCATAACGGCATGAAAATTGCCCTAGAGGTGGCTAAACACGTCGATAAGGTGCGGATTAATCCCGGCCTCTACGTCTTTGAAAAGCCCAATGCCAACCGCGAGGCCTTTAGCGCCGAAGAATTTGGCGAAATTGGTGACAAAATTCGAGAAACCCTAGAACCCTTGGTGGTTTCTCTGCGAGACCAGGGTAAATCGATGCGGATTGGGGTCAATCACGGTTCCCTCTCGGAGCGGATGCTCTTTACCTATGGTGATACCCCGGAAGGCATGGTGCAGTCGGCCCTGGAATTTATCAAAATCTGTGAATCCCTTGATTTCTGTAACCTTGTCATTTCCATGAAGGCTTCGCGGGTGCCGGTGATGCTGGCGGCCTATCGTTTGATGGTGAAGCGCATGGATGAGTTGGGTATGGATTATCCCCTACACTTGGGAGTCACGGAAGCCGGGGACGGAGAATACGGCCGGATTAAATCCACCGCGGGTATTGCAACGCTTTTGGCCGATGGCATTGGCGATACGATTCGGGTTTCCCTCACGGAAGCGCCGGAGAAGGAAATTCCCGTCTGCTATAGCATTCTCCAGGCCCTGGGCTTACGGAAAACCATGGTGGAATACGTGGCTTGTCCTTCCTGCGGTCGTACTCTCTTTAATCTAGAGGACGTGCTCCACGAAGTCCGCGAAGCCACCAAACACCTCACCGGCCTGGATATTGCCGTTATGGGTTGTATTGTGAATGGGCCAGGGGAAATGGCCGATGCAGATTACGGTTACGTCGGTAAACAAGCGGGTTACATTGCCCTCTACCGGGGCCGGGAAGAAATTAAACGAGTTCCCGAAGACCAAGGAGTGGCGGAATTGATTAATCTGATTAAGGCTGATGGCCGTTGGGTTGATCCTTAA
- the coaE gene encoding dephospho-CoA kinase (Dephospho-CoA kinase (CoaE) performs the final step in coenzyme A biosynthesis.), giving the protein MALGQGDSPKRLIGLTGGIATGKSTVADYLQQRYQLTLLDADHYAREAVSPLSPILQALAQRYGLVILLADGNLDRPKLGEIIFNDPQERAWVESQIHPYVRACFEQALHQLSDPTLVLVIPLLFEAGLTDWVTEIWVVTCRPEQQLQRLIQRNSLSEDQAQQRILSQLPLAKKVERADVVLDNSGDLAHLYGQIDQALGRR; this is encoded by the coding sequence ATGGCATTAGGGCAAGGTGATTCTCCAAAGCGCTTAATTGGCTTAACCGGCGGTATCGCTACGGGCAAATCCACTGTGGCCGATTATCTCCAGCAACGTTACCAATTAACCCTTCTGGATGCGGATCACTATGCACGGGAGGCTGTGAGTCCCTTGTCACCAATTTTGCAGGCCCTGGCCCAACGCTATGGCCTAGTGATTTTATTAGCCGATGGTAATTTAGACCGGCCGAAGTTGGGGGAAATTATTTTTAACGACCCCCAGGAAAGGGCCTGGGTAGAAAGTCAAATCCATCCCTACGTGCGGGCCTGTTTCGAGCAGGCCCTGCACCAACTTTCCGACCCCACCCTCGTCTTGGTGATTCCTCTGCTCTTTGAGGCGGGCCTAACGGATTGGGTCACGGAGATCTGGGTCGTTACCTGTCGGCCAGAGCAACAATTACAGCGTCTTATCCAGCGCAATTCTTTGAGCGAAGACCAAGCCCAGCAACGTATTCTCAGTCAATTGCCCTTGGCTAAAAAGGTGGAGCGGGCTGATGTGGTTTTAGATAATTCTGGGGATCTGGCCCATCTTTATGGCCAGATTGATCAGGCCCTGGGTCGTCGGTAG
- a CDS encoding RimK/LysX family protein yields the protein MISSLPSPLPLIGWREWVAFPQLGVPWIKAKIDTGARSSALHAVDLHTWEHHGQAYICFKVYAQQRSRREMVEAVATLQGYRRVRSSNGHQERRPVITTLVTLGDISWPIEVTLTNREAMGFRLLLGRQAISQRFWTDPSRSFLYGQHPPSHLSQPSVFIHENSDSLSPSQPLLYPSPQGGRRKTRP from the coding sequence ATGATTTCTTCCCTTCCTTCCCCTCTACCCCTGATTGGTTGGCGAGAATGGGTGGCCTTTCCTCAGCTCGGGGTTCCCTGGATCAAAGCCAAAATCGATACTGGGGCCCGGTCATCGGCCCTCCATGCTGTTGATCTCCATACTTGGGAGCACCACGGACAGGCCTACATTTGTTTCAAGGTTTATGCCCAACAGCGTTCCCGGCGGGAAATGGTCGAGGCAGTCGCAACACTTCAGGGGTATCGTCGGGTGCGCAGTTCCAATGGCCACCAAGAGCGGCGGCCCGTGATTACCACCCTTGTCACCCTAGGAGACATTAGTTGGCCAATTGAAGTGACCTTGACTAATCGAGAGGCCATGGGTTTTCGGTTATTGTTGGGGCGTCAGGCCATTAGCCAGCGGTTTTGGACAGACCCCAGCCGCTCCTTTCTCTACGGGCAACATCCGCCCTCTCATCTGTCTCAACCGTCGGTCTTTATTCATGAAAATAGCGATTCTCTCTCGCCGTCCCAACCTCTACTCTACCCGTCGCCTCAAGGAGGCCGGAGAAAAACGCGGCCATGA
- a CDS encoding FIST N-terminal domain-containing protein, with the protein MTTAMQWANALSTRPSLEAALNEVTATIQHQLTGKPDLGIVFLSSAFASDALRLMPLLLEKLPIPTVIGCLGGGIVGTTSNDIEEIEQGPALSLSVGHLPGVTIHPFQIDGNQLPDLDGPPQAWIDLIGVDPADNPHFILLVDPMAGGITDLLAGLDFAYPRGNKIGGLASGGDSMAPGPLFYAQAGRSAPRLYGQGTVGVALSGAIQVDSIVAQGCRPIGKPFQVTDGERNIITEIQAISPSTGELITAPPLEVLRELVQTLNDSDRELAQTALFVGVAMDSFKLSLQPGDFLIRNLLGVDPRQGAIAIGDRVRRGQRLQFHLRDAQTSAEDLQFLLSDYLQAHPTSQALGALMFSCLGRGTNLYPDANFDSQVFQRFLPGVPLGGFFCNGEIGPVGQQTFLHGYTSAFAILRPANP; encoded by the coding sequence ATGACCACCGCCATGCAATGGGCTAATGCACTTTCCACTCGTCCTTCCCTAGAAGCGGCTTTAAACGAAGTTACTGCTACAATCCAGCATCAACTCACGGGGAAGCCCGACCTGGGCATTGTTTTTTTGTCCTCGGCCTTTGCCAGCGATGCACTGCGTTTGATGCCCTTATTGTTGGAAAAGTTACCCATACCAACCGTGATTGGTTGCCTAGGCGGAGGGATTGTTGGCACGACCTCCAATGATATTGAGGAAATTGAGCAGGGCCCGGCCCTGAGTCTCAGTGTGGGCCATTTGCCGGGCGTGACGATCCATCCCTTTCAGATTGATGGCAATCAACTACCGGATCTGGATGGGCCGCCCCAGGCTTGGATTGATCTAATTGGCGTTGATCCAGCAGATAATCCCCACTTCATTTTGCTCGTCGACCCTATGGCTGGGGGCATTACCGACCTCCTAGCCGGCCTTGACTTTGCCTATCCCCGGGGGAACAAAATTGGCGGCTTGGCCAGTGGTGGCGACAGCATGGCACCGGGCCCGTTATTCTATGCCCAGGCTGGCCGTTCGGCCCCCCGACTCTACGGTCAGGGAACCGTGGGTGTGGCTTTGAGTGGCGCGATTCAGGTCGATAGCATTGTGGCCCAGGGCTGTCGTCCCATCGGGAAACCCTTCCAAGTGACGGATGGAGAACGCAATATCATCACAGAAATTCAGGCCATCTCTCCCAGCACCGGCGAGTTAATTACCGCGCCTCCCCTGGAAGTCCTACGGGAGTTGGTACAAACCCTTAATGACTCAGACCGGGAACTGGCCCAGACGGCCCTGTTTGTGGGGGTGGCCATGGATAGTTTTAAACTCAGTCTCCAGCCGGGAGATTTTCTGATTCGCAATCTGCTGGGGGTGGATCCCCGTCAGGGGGCCATTGCCATCGGCGACCGGGTTAGACGGGGACAGCGTCTCCAGTTTCATCTTCGGGATGCCCAAACCTCCGCCGAAGATCTGCAATTCCTCCTCAGTGACTATCTCCAGGCCCATCCGACTTCTCAGGCCCTGGGGGCCTTGATGTTTTCCTGTCTGGGCCGGGGCACCAATCTCTACCCCGATGCCAACTTTGACTCGCAAGTCTTTCAGCGATTTTTACCGGGGGTTCCTCTGGGGGGTTTCTTCTGCAACGGCGAGATTGGCCCCGTTGGCCAACAAACCTTTCTCCACGGCTACACGTCCGCCTTTGCTATCCTGCGACCGGCCAATCCTTAA
- the murD gene encoding UDP-N-acetylmuramoyl-L-alanine--D-glutamate ligase, with the protein MAKAYIIGLGRSGIAAARVLRRDGWDVILSDRSVSPSLQAMGAPLIAEGITLKLGHQLEPDSEHWPDRIVVSPGVPWDLPALVQAREKGVEVLGEIELAWQYLGQTPWVGVTGTNGKTTTTSLIQVIFQAAGLQAPACGNIGYAACELVLQGQKFDWIIAEISSYQIEAAATLAPKIGLWTTFTPDHLQRHKTLENYYAIKASLLQRSEQQIFNGDDAYLYQQGPNQWPEAYWTSVQGKEKLRCDPKRGVYLEDHWVSAFGELILPMNLFKMPGLHNQQNLLMAVATARLAGIDKKAITEALVAFRGVPHRLERIANLRGIEFINDSKATNYDAAEVGLASVPAPAILIAGGEAKEGDDRRWIGEIKARAAAVLLIGEAAPQFAQRLEDCGYHDYEIVETMAKAVERSLTLAPLKGVKVVLLSPACASFDQYQSFEQRGDDFRQCCLAWI; encoded by the coding sequence ATGGCCAAGGCTTACATTATCGGATTAGGGCGGTCAGGAATTGCCGCTGCACGGGTTTTACGGCGAGATGGCTGGGATGTCATCCTGAGTGACCGTTCCGTGAGCCCGAGTTTGCAGGCCATGGGGGCTCCTCTGATCGCAGAAGGTATCACACTTAAGTTAGGCCATCAATTAGAGCCCGACTCCGAGCACTGGCCCGATCGAATTGTGGTCAGCCCTGGAGTGCCCTGGGATTTGCCCGCCTTGGTACAGGCCAGGGAAAAGGGAGTGGAAGTCCTAGGAGAAATTGAACTTGCCTGGCAGTACTTGGGCCAAACTCCTTGGGTAGGCGTCACCGGAACTAACGGTAAAACGACGACGACTTCGCTGATTCAAGTTATTTTTCAAGCTGCGGGTCTCCAGGCTCCAGCCTGCGGCAACATCGGCTATGCGGCCTGTGAGTTAGTCCTCCAGGGCCAGAAATTTGATTGGATTATTGCCGAAATTAGTAGTTACCAGATAGAAGCTGCCGCCACCCTAGCCCCTAAAATTGGCCTATGGACGACCTTTACCCCCGATCATCTCCAGCGCCATAAAACCCTAGAAAACTACTACGCGATTAAAGCTTCTCTATTACAGCGCTCCGAACAACAGATTTTCAACGGTGACGATGCCTACCTATATCAGCAAGGCCCTAATCAATGGCCCGAGGCCTACTGGACGAGTGTGCAGGGAAAAGAAAAACTCCGCTGCGACCCGAAACGCGGGGTTTATCTAGAGGATCATTGGGTATCGGCCTTTGGAGAACTGATTCTGCCCATGAACCTCTTTAAAATGCCGGGCTTGCATAACCAGCAAAACCTACTCATGGCTGTGGCAACAGCTCGCCTAGCCGGCATTGATAAGAAAGCAATTACTGAAGCCTTGGTCGCTTTTCGGGGAGTACCCCACCGCCTAGAACGGATTGCCAATTTACGGGGGATTGAATTTATTAATGACAGTAAAGCCACGAACTACGATGCCGCTGAAGTGGGATTAGCCTCGGTACCGGCTCCGGCCATCCTGATTGCAGGCGGAGAAGCCAAGGAAGGCGACGACCGCCGCTGGATCGGGGAAATCAAGGCCCGAGCCGCCGCTGTTTTGCTGATTGGAGAAGCGGCCCCTCAATTTGCCCAGCGCCTAGAGGACTGTGGCTATCATGACTACGAAATTGTTGAGACCATGGCCAAAGCGGTGGAACGCTCCCTTACTCTGGCGCCGCTGAAGGGGGTCAAGGTGGTGCTTCTGTCACCCGCCTGTGCGAGTTTTGACCAGTATCAGAGCTTTGAGCAACGGGGAGATGATTTCCGTCAATGCTGTTTGGCCTGGATTTGA
- a CDS encoding META domain-containing protein, with protein MVQRALVGFSLGLAGLGLFSPSVTATTPMKQSPAALMGKTWQLTQWDGEALLPNTEIVLTFAEQNLVGSGGCNRFRGTYQVQPPMLKVNEAIATTRKACPRGIMAQENRFLQGLAQVNRFSLTPEGDLNLYYNHQGQTKRLFFQAQGSTASLEKQTWQLTQLGEQAIKTTKPPTLTFQGKSFSGSGGCNRLVGQFETSGERLLIKEPIASTMMACAEPLMQQEQQFIQALQQAKRYQINENRELIIYFGQGNSTASLVFKPVGMP; from the coding sequence ATGGTCCAACGTGCTCTCGTCGGTTTCTCTCTCGGCCTAGCTGGCCTGGGACTATTCTCCCCCTCGGTGACAGCCACTACACCAATGAAGCAATCCCCAGCGGCCCTGATGGGAAAAACCTGGCAGTTAACCCAGTGGGATGGGGAAGCGCTCCTCCCAAACACCGAAATAGTCCTAACTTTCGCAGAACAAAATCTAGTAGGCTCAGGAGGCTGTAATCGTTTTCGTGGTACCTACCAAGTCCAACCGCCAATGCTTAAAGTGAATGAGGCCATCGCTACCACCCGCAAGGCCTGTCCCCGAGGCATTATGGCCCAGGAGAATCGTTTTCTTCAAGGCTTGGCTCAGGTCAATCGGTTTAGCCTCACGCCTGAGGGCGATCTGAATTTGTACTACAATCACCAGGGCCAGACTAAACGGCTGTTCTTTCAGGCCCAGGGAAGCACTGCTTCTCTTGAAAAACAGACTTGGCAACTCACCCAACTAGGGGAACAGGCGATTAAGACGACTAAGCCACCGACCCTAACCTTCCAAGGGAAATCCTTCTCGGGTAGCGGGGGCTGTAACCGCTTGGTGGGCCAATTTGAAACTAGCGGTGAGCGACTGTTGATTAAGGAACCTATTGCTTCGACGATGATGGCCTGTGCGGAACCGTTGATGCAACAGGAACAGCAATTTATCCAGGCCCTACAGCAGGCCAAACGCTATCAGATAAACGAAAACAGAGAACTCATTATTTACTTTGGCCAGGGAAATAGCACGGCCTCGTTGGTCTTTAAGCCCGTCGGGATGCCGTAG
- a CDS encoding 2-isopropylmalate synthase: protein MTTHPDRIIIFDTTLRDGEQSPGATLTVDEKLTIARALARLGVDVIEAGFPFASPGDFEAVQKIAETVGTETGPMICGLARATRNDIKTAAEALKPAAKHRIHTFLATSDIHLEYKLKKTRAEVLQIVPEMVAYARSLVDDVEFSPEDAGRSDPEFLYQVLEQAIAAGATTINIPDTVGYTTPSEFGALIKGIKENVPNIDQAIISVHGHNDLGLAVANFLEAVKNGARQLECTINGIGERAGNAALEELVMALHVRRAYFNPFLGRPVESSEPLTRIDTKQIYSTSRLVSELTGMMVQPNKAIVGANAFAHESGIHQDGVLKNKLTYEIMDAESIGLTNNQIVLGKLSGRNAFRTRLKELGFELSENELNNAFLRFKEVADKRKEITDWDLEAIVNDEIRQAPELFRLELVQVSCGDYSRPTATVSVRTPDGQELTDAAIGTGPVDAVYKAINRVVNLPNDLIEFSVKSVTEGIDALGKVTIRLRHNDVIYTGYAANTDIIVASARAYLNALNRLYAALESQNATGKQPVTASL from the coding sequence ATGACAACTCATCCCGACCGCATCATTATCTTTGATACCACCCTCCGTGATGGGGAACAGTCCCCCGGTGCTACCCTGACCGTTGATGAGAAACTGACCATCGCCCGCGCCCTGGCCCGCCTGGGAGTTGATGTCATCGAAGCGGGTTTTCCCTTTGCCAGTCCTGGGGACTTTGAAGCGGTGCAAAAAATTGCCGAAACTGTGGGCACCGAAACCGGCCCGATGATTTGTGGCCTAGCCCGCGCCACACGCAATGATATTAAAACAGCGGCTGAGGCCCTGAAACCAGCGGCCAAACATCGTATCCATACTTTTTTGGCGACCTCCGATATCCACCTAGAGTATAAACTCAAAAAAACACGGGCAGAAGTTCTGCAAATCGTGCCCGAGATGGTGGCCTATGCCCGCTCCCTCGTGGATGATGTGGAATTTTCCCCCGAAGATGCAGGCCGGAGTGACCCGGAATTTCTCTATCAAGTCCTAGAGCAGGCCATTGCCGCCGGGGCCACGACGATTAATATTCCCGATACGGTGGGCTATACTACACCTTCGGAGTTCGGGGCCTTGATTAAGGGTATTAAAGAAAATGTGCCCAATATCGACCAGGCCATTATTTCCGTCCATGGCCATAATGATCTGGGTCTGGCGGTGGCCAACTTTCTAGAAGCCGTTAAAAATGGGGCCCGCCAACTGGAATGTACGATCAATGGTATTGGGGAACGAGCCGGTAATGCGGCCCTGGAAGAATTGGTCATGGCCCTGCATGTGCGCCGGGCCTACTTTAATCCCTTCCTTGGTCGGCCGGTCGAATCGAGCGAACCCCTGACCCGCATTGATACCAAACAAATTTACTCTACTTCTCGTCTCGTTTCTGAGCTAACGGGCATGATGGTACAGCCCAATAAAGCCATTGTCGGGGCCAACGCCTTTGCCCACGAGTCAGGTATTCACCAGGATGGCGTGCTCAAAAATAAGCTGACCTACGAGATCATGGATGCGGAATCCATTGGCTTGACCAACAACCAAATTGTTTTGGGTAAGCTGTCGGGACGCAACGCCTTTCGTACTCGCCTGAAGGAACTGGGGTTTGAACTTAGTGAAAATGAACTCAATAACGCCTTCCTGCGCTTTAAAGAAGTGGCGGATAAGCGCAAGGAAATTACCGATTGGGATCTTGAAGCCATTGTCAACGACGAAATTCGCCAGGCCCCGGAACTTTTCCGCCTAGAACTGGTGCAGGTTTCCTGTGGCGACTATTCCCGTCCGACGGCCACGGTATCCGTCCGCACCCCTGATGGACAGGAACTGACGGATGCGGCCATTGGGACTGGCCCGGTGGATGCTGTTTACAAGGCCATTAACCGCGTGGTGAATTTGCCCAACGACCTGATCGAATTTTCGGTCAAGTCTGTCACAGAAGGCATTGATGCCCTGGGCAAAGTGACCATTCGCCTACGTCACAATGATGTGATTTACACTGGCTATGCGGCCAACACCGATATTATTGTGGCTTCAGCGCGGGCCTACCTGAACGCCCTTAATCGTCTCTACGCGGCCCTCGAAAGCCAGAATGCCACAGGGAAACAACCTGTAACGGCGTCTCTGTAA
- a CDS encoding chlororespiratory reduction protein 7, which produces MSNSLMYQSDMFVVLETDQAEQFLTPEELSQKLQGILQTYAGDLPAGVTKQLDPVQQADYLRDNYCDLDLGPEAYLQWYAVRLEK; this is translated from the coding sequence ATGTCCAATTCATTAATGTATCAATCCGACATGTTTGTGGTCTTGGAAACAGACCAAGCGGAACAATTTTTAACCCCGGAGGAGTTGAGCCAAAAACTCCAGGGAATCCTCCAGACCTATGCTGGGGATCTCCCCGCTGGCGTGACTAAACAGCTAGATCCCGTCCAACAGGCAGATTACCTACGGGACAATTATTGTGATTTAGATCTAGGCCCTGAGGCCTATTTGCAATGGTATGCCGTGCGCTTAGAAAAATAG
- a CDS encoding DUF4365 domain-containing protein gives MTDNSRLPRRTNNQKLGESAQDIFSSTFIHFCNVVPVPQSRDLGIDFFCEVMEGDYPTGLMFNAQCKNKEQACEMNRSLSIQIKIKTINYWLSQRNPTFLFVYDYQNKDFLWCFPLIHLLSLSKEWRFNDSISLPMPSSNRFSRDIVQIPSDLLEIIQSEDLRRKLDNLQEYMHDIRQQYEAELDYQTQGAYKEYWAELELDE, from the coding sequence GTGACAGATAATAGTAGACTTCCCAGACGGACGAATAATCAGAAGCTTGGCGAAAGTGCACAAGATATATTCAGCTCTACATTTATCCACTTTTGTAATGTAGTTCCCGTCCCCCAATCTAGAGATCTTGGAATTGATTTTTTCTGCGAAGTTATGGAAGGTGACTATCCTACAGGTCTCATGTTTAATGCGCAGTGTAAGAACAAAGAACAGGCGTGTGAGATGAATCGATCGCTGTCTATTCAGATTAAAATAAAAACAATAAATTATTGGTTAAGTCAACGCAATCCAACATTTCTCTTTGTATATGACTACCAAAATAAAGATTTTCTTTGGTGCTTTCCATTAATTCACTTACTTTCCTTGAGTAAAGAGTGGCGTTTTAATGATTCCATCTCGCTTCCAATGCCTTCTTCAAACAGGTTCAGTCGTGATATTGTTCAAATACCTTCTGATCTTCTGGAAATTATACAATCAGAGGATCTGCGTCGAAAACTTGATAACTTACAAGAATATATGCATGACATACGGCAACAGTATGAAGCCGAGCTCGATTATCAAACTCAAGGAGCTTATAAGGAATATTGGGCTGAACTTGAGCTAGATGAATGA